In the genome of Nocardioides seonyuensis, one region contains:
- a CDS encoding 2-oxoacid:ferredoxin oxidoreductase subunit beta: MTTSDLGIPGLRSGTDGVPTLGEGEQPQTGKDFTSDQEVRWCPGCGDYAVLKAVQSFLPDLGLKRENIVFVSGIGCSSRFPYYLDTFGMHSIHGRAPSIATGIATAREDLSVWVVTGDGDALSIGGNHLIHALRRNVNMTILLFNNRIYGLTKGQYSPTSETGKVTKSTPMGSLDHPFNPVSLALGAEASFVARTIDSDRAHLTSVLSAAAAHRGTSLVEIYQNCPIFNDGAFDAIKSPDTKADAIIPLVHGAQVRFGPHGEDGRGTKVLVRDQVTGGVRAALAADVPEDQVLVHDAHNPDPSLAFAISRLTDSGYLNQSPIGIFRQVERPTYDDQARAQVAEAAEGLDADRATRLAALIGGGDTWTVV; the protein is encoded by the coding sequence GTGACGACCAGCGACCTCGGCATCCCCGGTCTGCGTTCCGGCACGGACGGCGTCCCGACGCTGGGCGAGGGCGAGCAGCCGCAGACCGGCAAGGACTTCACCTCCGACCAGGAGGTCCGCTGGTGCCCCGGGTGTGGCGACTACGCCGTGCTGAAGGCCGTGCAGTCCTTCCTGCCCGACCTGGGCCTCAAGCGCGAGAACATCGTCTTCGTCTCGGGTATCGGGTGCTCCTCGAGGTTCCCCTACTACCTCGACACGTTCGGCATGCACTCGATCCACGGCCGCGCCCCCTCCATCGCCACCGGCATCGCGACGGCACGCGAGGACCTGTCGGTGTGGGTGGTAACCGGAGACGGCGATGCGCTCTCCATCGGCGGCAACCACCTCATCCACGCGCTGCGCCGCAACGTCAACATGACGATCCTGCTGTTCAACAACCGGATCTACGGCTTGACCAAGGGCCAGTACTCCCCCACCTCCGAGACCGGCAAGGTCACCAAGTCGACGCCCATGGGGTCACTCGACCACCCGTTCAACCCGGTGTCCCTGGCGCTGGGGGCCGAGGCGTCCTTCGTGGCCCGCACGATCGACTCGGACCGCGCCCACCTGACCTCGGTCCTCTCAGCGGCTGCCGCCCACCGCGGCACCTCGCTCGTGGAGATCTACCAGAACTGCCCGATCTTCAACGACGGCGCCTTCGACGCGATCAAGTCGCCCGACACCAAGGCCGACGCGATCATCCCGCTGGTGCACGGAGCGCAGGTGCGGTTCGGACCGCACGGTGAGGACGGCCGCGGCACCAAGGTCCTGGTCCGCGACCAGGTAACCGGTGGCGTGCGTGCGGCCCTCGCGGCAGACGTTCCCGAGGACCAGGTCCTCGTGCACGACGCCCACAACCCCGACCCGTCGCTGGCGTTCGCGATCTCGCGGCTCACCGACTCCGGCTACCTCAACCAGTCGCCGATCGGGATCTTCCGCCAGGTCGAGCGCCCCACCTACGACGACCAGGCGCGAGCCCAGGTCGCCGAGGCGGCCGAGGGCCTGGACGCCGACCGCGCCACCCGACTGGCAGCGCTGATCGGCGGCGGCGACACCTGGACGGTGGTCTGA
- a CDS encoding 2-oxoacid:acceptor oxidoreductase subunit alpha, with the protein MSHTTETGTDHPVPSKQVKQLDRVIIRFAGDSGDGMQLTGDRFTQESAVFGNDLVTLPNFPAEIRAPQGTLPGVSSFQVHFADHDILTAGDAPDVLVAMNPAALRANLGDLPKGATIIVDTHDFTTRNLSKAGYTANPLEGDELDEYALHRVDLTGMTVEAVKEFGLSRKDASRAKNMFALGLLSWMYGRPTEPTTAFLEKRFAKVPAIRDANITAFKSGWNFGETTETFIVRYEVKAAPMASGTYRNITGNLALAYGLIAGGVQSGLPVFLGSYPITPASDILHELSKHKSFGVTTFQAEDEIAGVGSAIGASFAGHLGVTTTSGPGIALKSEAIGLAVMTELPLIVVDVQRGGPSTGLPTKTEQADLLQAMFGRNGEAPLPIIAPQSPGDCFDAAVEATRIAITYRTPVMLLSDGYLANGSEPWRIPDVADLPSIDPDFATAPNHETTNAKGEAVQEFWPYTRDEATLARAWAIPGTAGLEHRIGGLEKADGHGNISYDPANHDFMVRTRAAKVERIADSLPPLEVDDPGGQARVLVLGWGSTYGPIGAGVRRVRKAGYHVAQAHLRHLNPFPKDLGEVLARYDRVLVPEMNLGQLSMLLRAKFLVDVVGYNEVRGLPLKAATLAGVIGELVAEAEGITVDLSASTKEDHQ; encoded by the coding sequence GTGTCTCACACGACCGAGACCGGCACCGACCACCCGGTGCCGAGCAAGCAGGTCAAGCAGCTCGACCGGGTGATCATCCGGTTCGCCGGCGACTCCGGCGACGGCATGCAGCTGACCGGCGACCGCTTCACCCAGGAGTCGGCCGTCTTCGGCAACGACCTGGTGACGCTGCCCAACTTCCCCGCAGAGATCCGCGCTCCCCAGGGGACCCTGCCGGGGGTCTCGTCGTTCCAGGTGCACTTCGCCGACCACGACATCCTCACCGCCGGGGACGCCCCCGACGTGCTCGTGGCGATGAACCCCGCCGCCCTGCGCGCCAACCTCGGCGACCTGCCCAAGGGCGCGACGATCATCGTCGACACCCACGACTTCACCACGCGCAACCTCAGCAAGGCGGGCTACACAGCCAACCCGCTCGAGGGCGACGAGCTCGACGAGTACGCCCTCCACCGCGTCGACCTGACCGGGATGACCGTCGAGGCCGTCAAGGAGTTCGGCCTCTCGCGCAAGGACGCCTCGCGGGCGAAGAACATGTTCGCGCTCGGTCTGCTCTCGTGGATGTACGGCCGTCCCACCGAGCCGACGACCGCGTTCCTGGAGAAGCGGTTCGCCAAGGTCCCCGCCATCCGCGACGCCAACATCACGGCCTTCAAGTCCGGCTGGAACTTCGGCGAGACGACCGAGACCTTCATCGTCCGCTACGAGGTCAAGGCGGCGCCCATGGCGTCGGGCACCTACCGCAACATCACCGGCAACCTGGCGCTGGCCTACGGCCTCATCGCCGGCGGCGTGCAGTCGGGCCTGCCGGTGTTCCTCGGCTCCTACCCGATCACCCCGGCCTCCGACATCCTCCACGAGCTCAGCAAGCACAAGTCCTTCGGTGTCACGACGTTCCAGGCCGAGGACGAGATCGCGGGGGTCGGCTCGGCGATCGGCGCCTCCTTCGCCGGCCACCTCGGCGTCACGACCACCTCGGGTCCGGGCATCGCGCTGAAGTCCGAGGCGATCGGTCTGGCCGTCATGACCGAGCTCCCGCTCATCGTCGTCGACGTGCAGCGCGGCGGCCCCTCCACCGGACTGCCCACCAAGACCGAGCAGGCCGACCTGCTGCAGGCGATGTTCGGCCGCAACGGCGAGGCACCCCTGCCGATCATCGCCCCGCAGTCGCCGGGCGACTGCTTCGACGCGGCGGTCGAGGCCACCCGCATCGCGATCACCTACCGCACTCCGGTGATGCTCCTCTCCGACGGTTACCTCGCCAACGGATCGGAGCCCTGGCGGATCCCTGACGTCGCCGACCTGCCGAGCATCGACCCCGACTTCGCCACCGCGCCGAACCACGAGACCACCAACGCCAAGGGCGAGGCCGTGCAGGAGTTCTGGCCCTACACCCGCGACGAGGCGACCCTGGCCCGGGCGTGGGCGATCCCCGGGACTGCCGGGCTCGAGCACCGCATCGGCGGCCTCGAGAAGGCCGACGGTCACGGCAACATCTCCTACGACCCCGCCAACCACGACTTCATGGTCCGCACGCGCGCGGCGAAGGTCGAGCGCATCGCCGACTCCCTGCCGCCTCTGGAGGTCGACGACCCCGGTGGCCAGGCACGCGTGCTGGTGCTCGGATGGGGTTCCACCTACGGCCCCATCGGAGCCGGCGTACGACGCGTGCGCAAGGCGGGCTACCACGTCGCCCAGGCGCACCTGCGCCACCTCAACCCGTTCCCGAAGGACCTCGGTGAGGTCCTCGCCCGCTACGACAGGGTGCTGGTCCCCGAGATGAACCTCGGCCAGCTCTCGATGCTGCTGCGCGCGAAGTTCCTGGTCGACGTCGTCGGCTACAACGAGGTCCGCGGCCTGCCCCTGAAGGCCGCCACCCTCGCCGGGGTCATCGGCGAGCTCGTCGCTGAGGCGGAGGGCATCACCGTCGACCTCAGCGCCAGCACCAAGGAGGACCACCAGTGA
- the cysT gene encoding sulfate ABC transporter permease subunit CysT yields the protein MTSIDISQARPASTPRRSGPRSTLTRSSGLGLGIAMTWFSLLVLIPLAAVVVTAAEGGWGAFWSTITNPQTAAAIKLTVYTALGVTAVNVVMGPLIAWVLVRDRFWGKSVLEVMIDIPFALPTIVAGLVLLSLYGNDSPLGVNVANQRSAVFLAFLFVTLPFVVRMVQPVLEELDQDVEEAAASLGASRLTTFRRVILPSLAPAIAAGAALSFARGVSEYGSLVLLSGNLPFKTEVTSVRILSSIENDNVAAAASVATILLMISLAVIVLLDVIQRRVSARD from the coding sequence ATGACCTCGATCGACATCTCGCAGGCCCGACCGGCGAGCACGCCTCGCCGGTCGGGCCCGCGCTCGACCCTGACCCGGTCCTCAGGCCTGGGGCTCGGCATCGCCATGACCTGGTTCAGCCTGCTGGTCCTGATCCCGCTCGCCGCCGTCGTGGTCACCGCCGCCGAGGGCGGCTGGGGAGCCTTCTGGTCGACGATCACCAATCCGCAGACCGCCGCAGCCATCAAGCTCACCGTCTACACGGCGCTCGGCGTCACCGCCGTCAACGTGGTGATGGGCCCGCTCATCGCCTGGGTGCTCGTCCGCGACCGCTTCTGGGGCAAGTCGGTGCTGGAGGTCATGATCGACATCCCGTTCGCCCTGCCGACGATCGTCGCCGGGCTGGTGCTCCTCTCCCTCTACGGCAACGACAGCCCGCTCGGCGTCAACGTCGCCAATCAGCGCTCGGCGGTGTTCCTGGCGTTCCTCTTCGTGACGCTGCCCTTCGTGGTCCGCATGGTGCAGCCCGTGCTGGAGGAGCTCGACCAGGACGTCGAGGAGGCAGCGGCGTCCCTGGGCGCCAGCCGCCTCACCACCTTCCGGCGGGTGATCCTGCCCAGCCTCGCTCCCGCCATCGCCGCGGGCGCGGCGCTCTCCTTCGCCCGGGGAGTCAGCGAGTACGGCTCGCTGGTGCTCCTCTCGGGCAACCTTCCCTTCAAGACCGAGGTGACCTCAGTGCGGATCCTGAGCAGCATCGAGAACGACAACGTCGCGGCCGCCGCCTCGGTCGCGACGATCCTGCTGATGATCTCGCTCGCGGTGATCGTGCTCCTCGACGTGATCCAGAGGCGGGTGTCGGCCCGTGACTGA
- a CDS encoding sulfate ABC transporter substrate-binding protein, translated as MTIRLRAATAASLTGLLALAACSAGADSSTDAETIKIVGFAVPEAANKNIAAEFNKTDEGKGVSFETSYGASGDQSRAVEAGLEADYVHFSVPTDVTRLVDAGLVADDWDSGENKGVVSTSVVVFGVRDGNPKNIETWDDLIKPGVEIVTPNPASSGAARWNALAAYGQVISGGGTEEEATDYTDKFFENVVSLPGSGRDATTAFLGGTGDVLMAYENEAILAAQNGEGFEYVIPETTLKIENAGAILEDASEPSQAWLDFVLSDEGQRQFALTGFRPIRDDVDYGGTVQGAKDPSDPFPAVPTLLTVDNDFGGWDEVSDKFFDEEDGLVMKAIVAAGHSLE; from the coding sequence ATGACGATTCGCCTGCGGGCGGCCACGGCCGCCTCACTCACCGGCCTGCTGGCGCTCGCTGCCTGCTCGGCCGGCGCCGACTCCTCCACCGACGCGGAGACGATCAAGATCGTCGGGTTCGCCGTGCCCGAGGCCGCCAACAAGAACATCGCCGCGGAGTTCAACAAGACCGACGAGGGCAAGGGCGTCTCGTTCGAGACGTCGTACGGCGCCTCGGGCGACCAGAGCCGTGCGGTCGAGGCCGGCCTGGAGGCTGACTACGTCCACTTCTCGGTGCCCACCGACGTCACTCGGCTGGTGGACGCCGGTCTCGTCGCCGACGACTGGGACTCCGGCGAGAACAAGGGCGTCGTGTCGACCTCGGTGGTGGTCTTCGGTGTCCGCGACGGCAACCCGAAGAACATCGAGACCTGGGACGACCTGATCAAGCCGGGGGTGGAGATCGTGACCCCGAACCCCGCCTCCTCAGGTGCCGCGCGCTGGAACGCGTTGGCGGCCTACGGCCAGGTGATCAGCGGCGGCGGCACCGAGGAGGAGGCCACCGACTACACCGACAAGTTCTTCGAGAACGTCGTCTCGCTCCCGGGCAGCGGCCGCGACGCCACCACCGCCTTCCTCGGCGGCACAGGTGACGTGCTGATGGCCTACGAGAACGAGGCCATCCTGGCCGCCCAGAACGGCGAGGGCTTCGAGTACGTCATCCCGGAGACCACGCTCAAGATCGAGAACGCGGGCGCCATCCTCGAGGACGCCTCGGAGCCCTCGCAGGCCTGGCTCGACTTCGTCCTGAGCGATGAGGGGCAGCGTCAGTTCGCGCTCACCGGCTTCCGGCCCATTCGTGACGACGTCGACTACGGCGGCACGGTCCAGGGCGCCAAGGACCCGTCCGACCCGTTCCCGGCAGTGCCCACCCTGCTCACGGTCGACAACGACTTCGGGGGCTGGGACGAGGTCTCCGACAAGTTCTTCGACGAGGAGGACGGCCTCGTCATGAAGGCCATCGTCGCCGCAGGGCACTCCCTCGAATGA
- the rarD gene encoding EamA family transporter RarD: protein MPARPPVVLASGRGLLYGTLAYGLWGAFPLYWPLLEPAGAVEILAHRIVWSAITMVAIVALWRRTPSLRAVVADRRVMWLLALAAVVISVNWAVYIWGVNNGRVVEASLGYFINPLVTVLMGVFILGERLRRLQWVAMAVATLAVVVLTVDYGRPPWVALVLACSFGTYGLAKKQAGVGAVESLTVETLMLAPLAGVYLAWLAATGSSHFISEGPGHALLITTAGIVTAIPLMLFGAAATRVPMVTLGLLQYLAPIIQFILGVALFREDMPAGRWIGFALVWLALVVFTVEALNHRRRQLRLVAEASAC from the coding sequence GTGCCAGCCCGCCCTCCCGTCGTCCTCGCGTCCGGTCGCGGGCTGCTCTACGGAACTCTCGCCTACGGCCTGTGGGGTGCCTTCCCCCTCTACTGGCCCCTGCTGGAGCCGGCCGGCGCGGTCGAGATCCTGGCGCACCGGATCGTCTGGTCGGCGATCACCATGGTCGCGATCGTGGCGCTGTGGCGTCGTACGCCGTCGTTGCGTGCGGTTGTCGCCGACCGGAGGGTGATGTGGCTGCTCGCGCTGGCGGCCGTGGTCATCTCGGTGAACTGGGCGGTCTACATCTGGGGGGTCAACAACGGCCGGGTCGTCGAGGCGTCGCTGGGCTACTTCATCAACCCGCTGGTCACGGTGCTGATGGGAGTGTTCATCCTCGGTGAGCGCCTGCGACGCCTGCAGTGGGTCGCCATGGCGGTCGCCACGCTGGCCGTCGTGGTCCTGACCGTGGACTACGGCCGACCTCCGTGGGTCGCACTCGTGCTCGCCTGCTCCTTCGGCACCTACGGGCTGGCCAAGAAGCAGGCCGGGGTCGGCGCCGTCGAGTCCCTGACCGTGGAGACCCTCATGCTCGCCCCACTGGCGGGCGTCTACCTCGCGTGGCTGGCCGCGACCGGCAGCTCCCACTTCATCAGTGAGGGCCCCGGCCACGCCCTGCTCATCACCACCGCCGGCATCGTCACCGCGATCCCGCTGATGCTCTTCGGGGCAGCTGCCACCAGGGTCCCGATGGTGACGCTCGGGCTCCTCCAGTACCTCGCTCCGATCATCCAGTTCATCCTCGGAGTCGCCCTCTTCCGCGAGGACATGCCTGCCGGACGCTGGATCGGGTTCGCGCTGGTCTGGCTGGCGCTGGTCGTGTTCACCGTCGAGGCCCTCAACCATCGCCGTCGCCAGCTCCGGCTCGTGGCCGAGGCCTCTGCCTGCTGA